The Methylomicrobium agile genome has a segment encoding these proteins:
- a CDS encoding PhzF family phenazine biosynthesis protein, which yields MNYQYYITDVFTREVFNGAQIAVFPHADGLDDRTMQKIANELNLWETAFVFHPGGDLRRLRMFSPKAEVDFAGHPIIAAAYVLGLCGDIRLDAPVTPVVFEQNAGPVEVNITAENGKPAFVQFTNKVSSIVDRFAPNDEELASVLSIPQADLDHIKYSARLVACGMPYLIVPVWKYETVRKARFDYAAWSRSAAPQTAAQEILLFAPKTPYSDSDFNLRLLGPHIGHDDDPPVGAAVPAFASYLCSFEHTRKGTHTFAVDRGDAGSRRSLLNIEMDHKSKAQLTLRVGGSAVIFAQGSIFLPD from the coding sequence ATGAATTATCAATATTATATTACCGACGTCTTTACCCGCGAGGTTTTCAACGGTGCGCAAATTGCGGTGTTCCCGCACGCGGACGGGCTCGACGACCGGACGATGCAGAAAATCGCGAACGAGCTGAATCTGTGGGAAACCGCATTCGTGTTCCATCCCGGCGGCGACCTGCGCCGATTGAGGATGTTTTCGCCGAAGGCCGAGGTCGACTTCGCCGGCCATCCGATCATTGCGGCCGCCTACGTGCTGGGCCTGTGCGGCGACATCAGGCTGGACGCACCGGTCACGCCGGTCGTGTTCGAACAGAATGCGGGGCCGGTCGAGGTGAACATTACGGCCGAAAACGGTAAGCCGGCGTTCGTGCAGTTTACGAACAAGGTCTCTTCGATTGTCGACCGCTTTGCGCCGAACGACGAGGAACTGGCGTCCGTGCTGTCGATTCCGCAGGCCGATCTCGACCACATCAAATATTCGGCGCGATTGGTCGCCTGCGGGATGCCGTACCTGATCGTGCCGGTCTGGAAGTACGAAACGGTGCGCAAGGCGCGCTTCGATTACGCGGCCTGGAGCCGGTCCGCGGCGCCCCAGACCGCGGCGCAGGAAATCCTGCTGTTCGCGCCGAAAACGCCGTATTCCGATTCGGATTTCAACCTGCGCCTGCTCGGGCCGCATATCGGCCACGACGACGACCCGCCGGTCGGCGCGGCGGTGCCGGCCTTCGCCTCCTATCTGTGCTCGTTCGAACATACGCGCAAGGGCACCCACACTTTCGCGGTGGACCGCGGCGACGCGGGCTCGCGCCGCAGCCTACTGAACATCGAAATGGATCACAAGAGCAAGGCGCAATTGACCCTCCGGGTCGGCGGCAGCGCGGTAATTTTTGCCCAAGGCTCCATATTCCTGCCGGATTGA
- the nirD gene encoding nitrite reductase small subunit NirD, whose product MTDWIDICGADDLQPDSGICARVEGRQVAIFYLPKEKTLFAVGNYDPIGRANVLSRGMIGDLGGQPVVASPLYKQHFNLETGVCVEDAAVSVPVYPVRIENGRVEVGVGG is encoded by the coding sequence ATGACCGATTGGATCGATATATGCGGCGCGGACGATCTGCAGCCCGACTCGGGCATCTGCGCAAGGGTGGAAGGACGGCAGGTGGCGATTTTTTACCTGCCGAAAGAAAAGACGCTGTTTGCTGTCGGCAACTACGATCCGATCGGCCGGGCGAATGTGCTGTCGCGCGGAATGATCGGCGATCTCGGCGGCCAGCCGGTGGTCGCCTCGCCCTTGTATAAACAGCATTTCAACCTGGAGACCGGTGTTTGCGTGGAAGACGCGGCGGTATCGGTGCCCGTTTATCCGGTCCGGATCGAAAACGGCCGGGTCGAAGTCGGCGTCGGAGGCTAA
- a CDS encoding ketosteroid isomerase-related protein produces MNQESIELIQNYYDAFNAGDMDTFLNLLTDDVIHDINQGKREIGKDAFGQFMGGMNRNYKEQLADMVIMATEDGKRAAAEFVVLGEYLQTDEGLPPANGQKYRLPAGAFFEIRDNKVARITNYYNLNDWIAQVGA; encoded by the coding sequence ATGAACCAAGAGAGCATCGAGCTGATTCAAAACTATTATGACGCCTTCAACGCCGGCGATATGGATACTTTTTTGAACCTGTTGACCGACGACGTGATTCACGACATCAACCAGGGCAAACGCGAAATCGGCAAGGATGCGTTCGGGCAGTTCATGGGCGGTATGAACCGCAATTACAAGGAGCAACTGGCCGATATGGTGATCATGGCGACCGAAGACGGCAAACGCGCCGCGGCCGAATTCGTGGTGCTCGGCGAATACCTGCAAACCGATGAAGGCCTGCCTCCCGCAAACGGCCAAAAATACCGCCTGCCGGCCGGCGCCTTCTTCGAAATTCGCGACAACAAGGTCGCCCGGATTACCAATTACTACAACCTGAACGACTGGATTGCGCAGGTCGGCGCTTAA
- the hxlAB gene encoding bifunctional 3-hexulose-6-phosphate synthase/6-phospho-3-hexuloisomerase, translating to MAKPLIQLALDSLDFDQTVSLAEKTAPYVDIFEIGTPCIKHNGIELVKTLREKFPDKLILVDLKTMDAGEYEAAPFYAAGADICTVLGVSGLPTISGVIKAAQAHGGEAQIDLINVEDKVACARAAAELGAQIIGVHTGLDAQAAGQTPFADLQAIADLGLDVRISVAGGIKPATIDQVVKAGADIIVVGAAIYGAPCPATAAKEIRDLVDGKAPAPDSSTDANIIGTPHQTLIINKIHSILEATGDDLPVKLTHMLDNAKRVYISGAGRSGLVGRFFAMRLMHSGYDVSVVGEIVTPSIKKGDLLVVISGSGETEQLIAFTKKAREVGAQICLITAKSGSTIGDMADEVILIGRPDQYSKVVGMPMGTVFELSTLSFLEALVSHLIHEKGIAEEVMRYRHANLE from the coding sequence ATGGCAAAACCATTAATACAATTGGCACTGGATTCCCTGGATTTCGACCAAACCGTCAGTCTCGCCGAGAAAACGGCGCCTTACGTCGATATCTTCGAGATCGGTACCCCTTGCATCAAACACAACGGCATCGAACTGGTCAAAACATTGCGGGAAAAATTCCCCGATAAACTGATTCTGGTCGACCTGAAGACGATGGACGCCGGCGAATACGAAGCGGCGCCTTTCTATGCGGCCGGCGCAGACATCTGCACCGTGCTCGGCGTATCGGGACTGCCGACGATCAGCGGCGTGATCAAGGCGGCGCAGGCGCACGGCGGCGAAGCGCAGATCGACCTGATCAACGTGGAAGACAAAGTCGCCTGCGCGCGCGCCGCGGCGGAACTCGGCGCGCAAATCATCGGCGTACACACCGGCCTTGACGCGCAAGCCGCCGGCCAGACGCCTTTCGCCGACCTGCAGGCGATCGCGGATCTGGGCCTGGACGTCAGAATTTCGGTCGCGGGCGGCATCAAGCCTGCCACCATTGACCAGGTGGTCAAGGCCGGCGCGGACATCATCGTGGTCGGCGCAGCCATCTACGGCGCGCCTTGTCCTGCAACCGCCGCGAAAGAAATCCGCGACCTCGTCGACGGCAAAGCCCCGGCACCGGACAGCAGCACCGATGCCAACATCATCGGCACTCCGCACCAGACGCTGATCATCAATAAAATCCATTCGATTCTGGAAGCGACCGGCGACGATTTGCCGGTCAAACTGACCCACATGCTCGACAACGCCAAACGGGTCTATATCTCCGGCGCCGGACGTTCGGGCCTGGTCGGCCGTTTCTTCGCGATGCGGCTGATGCACAGCGGCTACGATGTCAGCGTCGTCGGCGAAATCGTGACCCCCAGCATCAAGAAAGGCGACCTCCTGGTCGTGATCTCCGGCTCCGGCGAAACCGAGCAGTTGATCGCGTTTACGAAAAAAGCCCGCGAAGTCGGCGCCCAAATCTGCCTGATCACGGCGAAGAGCGGTTCGACGATCGGCGACATGGCCGACGAAGTCATTTTGATCGGCAGGCCGGACCAATACAGCAAAGTGGTCGGGATGCCGATGGGCACCGTCTTCGAACTGTCGACGCTGTCCTTCCTGGAAGCGCTGGTATCGCACCTGATCCATGAAAAAGGCATCGCCGAAGAAGTGATGCGGTACCGGCACGCGAACCTCGAATAA
- a CDS encoding DUF6962 family protein — MHHDHRIGILAGITLVAVIAVFNFAPIPQDSAYHRFADQRTMAGLPNFRNVISNFPFLVVGLTGMRRVLGEPPTGGLAELRWMYFAFFAGVFLTGIGSSYYHLHPDNRTLVWDRLPITIGFMALFGSIVGEYVSIRAARTLFVPLLFVGLASVLYWHVTELNGQGDLRPYVLVQLLPMMLIPVILWLFKSELQGDAFYWGMIAAYALAKAAEFFDAGLYELLGGVSGHTLKHLIAAAAPFIFYRALRHRERIIRAA; from the coding sequence ATGCATCACGACCATCGAATCGGAATCCTGGCGGGCATTACCCTGGTGGCTGTCATCGCGGTTTTCAATTTCGCACCGATCCCCCAAGATTCCGCCTATCACCGGTTTGCCGACCAGCGTACGATGGCCGGCCTGCCGAATTTCCGGAATGTGATCTCGAATTTTCCGTTTCTGGTCGTCGGCCTGACCGGCATGCGCCGGGTGCTCGGCGAACCGCCGACAGGCGGCTTGGCCGAGCTGCGTTGGATGTATTTCGCTTTTTTTGCCGGGGTTTTTCTGACCGGTATCGGCTCGTCATATTACCATCTGCATCCGGATAACCGGACACTGGTTTGGGACCGGCTGCCGATCACGATCGGCTTCATGGCGCTGTTCGGCTCGATCGTCGGCGAATATGTCTCGATCCGGGCGGCGCGCACGCTCTTCGTGCCGTTATTATTCGTCGGGCTGGCATCGGTGCTTTACTGGCATGTCACCGAACTGAACGGTCAGGGAGATTTGCGTCCCTACGTGCTGGTGCAGCTTCTGCCGATGATGCTGATACCGGTCATCCTCTGGCTCTTCAAGTCGGAATTGCAGGGAGACGCTTTCTACTGGGGGATGATTGCGGCTTATGCGCTGGCGAAAGCGGCGGAATTTTTCGATGCGGGGCTTTACGAATTACTGGGCGGAGTCAGCGGCCATACGCTGAAACATTTGATCGCGGCCGCCGCGCCCTTTATTTTTTACCGGGCGCTGCGGCACAGGGAACGGATTATTCGAGCGGCTTGA
- a CDS encoding SOS response-associated peptidase: MCGRFNMLATPEQLAEAFGLAEVPGYKTSYNIAPGQKILGIVQTEPNDFRAVGLDWGLVPSWARDSKIGHSLINARAETLGDKPSFKAAYRKRRCLIPATGFYEWQKREGGKQAYHVCREDRGVFAFAGVWEHWAQGAERLYSCAIITAPANALMEPIHDRMPVIIGAEHYRIWLDPRQTRQSLDALLAAPDYEGMARYPVSDRVNNPRHDDRYCLA, from the coding sequence ATGTGCGGACGCTTCAACATGCTGGCGACGCCCGAACAATTGGCCGAAGCGTTCGGTCTGGCCGAAGTGCCGGGCTATAAAACCAGTTACAACATCGCGCCCGGCCAAAAGATCCTCGGGATCGTGCAGACGGAGCCGAACGATTTCAGGGCGGTCGGCCTCGACTGGGGGCTGGTGCCTTCGTGGGCGAGGGACAGTAAAATCGGCCATTCGTTGATCAACGCCCGAGCCGAAACGCTCGGCGATAAACCGTCGTTCAAGGCCGCTTACCGGAAACGGCGCTGCCTGATTCCGGCAACCGGATTTTACGAGTGGCAGAAGCGCGAGGGCGGCAAACAGGCGTATCATGTCTGCCGCGAAGACCGCGGCGTGTTCGCCTTTGCCGGGGTATGGGAGCACTGGGCGCAGGGTGCGGAAAGACTGTATTCCTGCGCCATCATCACGGCCCCGGCAAATGCGCTGATGGAACCGATCCATGATCGTATGCCGGTGATTATCGGCGCGGAACATTACCGAATCTGGCTGGATCCCCGGCAGACGCGGCAAAGTCTGGATGCGCTGCTGGCGGCTCCCGATTATGAAGGAATGGCGCGGTATCCGGTCAGCGACCGGGTCAACAATCCGCGCCATGACGACCGCTATTGCCTGGCCTGA
- a CDS encoding HEAT repeat domain-containing protein — protein MAALNHERLSALANDIFASLIGNEASSEPPKEIQNDANSSQTPDQIKQLLQQKALEAMNPPPLETDSKDPEDLEDLETMEEALNDFYSSEDEQDRESALMILGEYPDPKAKEAILYALNDPENAVREQAVSQIGNWEDEKERQQMLLTALQNDHPEIVVLALESVAEIDDPALAQKIKELSNDKNEDISEAAKVALDMADSE, from the coding sequence ATGGCGGCGCTTAACCACGAGCGCCTTTCCGCCTTGGCAAACGACATATTCGCCTCGTTAATCGGTAACGAGGCATCATCCGAACCGCCCAAAGAAATCCAGAACGATGCCAACTCATCCCAAACCCCGGACCAGATAAAACAGCTGCTGCAACAAAAAGCCCTGGAAGCGATGAATCCGCCTCCGCTCGAAACGGATAGCAAAGACCCTGAAGACTTGGAAGACTTGGAAACCATGGAAGAGGCCCTGAACGACTTTTATTCCTCCGAGGACGAGCAGGACCGGGAATCGGCCCTGATGATCCTGGGCGAATACCCCGACCCTAAGGCCAAGGAAGCGATTCTTTATGCGCTGAACGATCCGGAAAACGCCGTGCGGGAGCAGGCGGTCAGCCAGATCGGCAATTGGGAAGACGAAAAAGAACGCCAGCAGATGCTGTTGACGGCCCTGCAGAACGATCATCCCGAAATCGTCGTTCTGGCGCTGGAATCGGTCGCCGAGATCGACGACCCGGCCTTGGCTCAAAAAATCAAGGAATTGAGCAACGATAAAAACGAAGACATCAGCGAAGCCGCGAAAGTCGCGCTGGATATGGCAGACTCGGAGTGA
- a CDS encoding Gfo/Idh/MocA family protein, which produces MTNKTLLRWGILGAARVNERLLPAIVEAENAELVAIASRRPGAAAKTLVKYAPDQTEVRLYDDPETLLNDDGVDAVYLPLANHEHALWTLRAIERGKHVLCEKPMALSVDDILAIETAAQRYQVNVMEGFMYRFHPQHVRVRELLDSGLFGEVRSVRATYSFMMRPARRYRLEQPVERGGGALWDIGCYAVHSARMFFEDAPVSVSALSSYVGSGADISSSGVIDFGRGRFAQFDFSFERARRSEYEVIGTKGGIKCHTVWQLPGDVPVISWWTEDGRQCEERLPPANHFRLEIEHFSACVLAGKAPALSLEDAKNNCRILEAAMQSAAEGRLIRLA; this is translated from the coding sequence ATGACCAATAAGACCCTCTTACGCTGGGGAATCCTCGGTGCGGCGCGCGTGAACGAGCGCCTTTTGCCCGCGATCGTCGAAGCGGAAAACGCCGAGCTCGTCGCGATCGCCAGCCGCAGACCCGGAGCCGCAGCGAAAACCCTGGTCAAATACGCCCCGGACCAGACCGAGGTGCGCCTCTATGACGATCCCGAAACCCTGCTGAACGACGATGGCGTCGATGCGGTGTACCTGCCGCTGGCCAATCACGAGCATGCCTTATGGACCCTGCGCGCGATCGAGCGCGGCAAGCACGTGCTCTGCGAGAAACCGATGGCCTTATCGGTCGACGACATCCTGGCGATCGAAACCGCCGCGCAGCGTTACCAGGTCAACGTGATGGAAGGGTTCATGTACCGGTTCCATCCGCAGCATGTCCGGGTGCGGGAATTGCTCGATTCGGGCCTGTTCGGCGAAGTCCGCTCGGTACGCGCGACTTATTCGTTCATGATGCGCCCCGCGCGGAGGTACCGGCTCGAACAGCCGGTCGAACGCGGCGGCGGCGCGCTGTGGGACATCGGCTGTTATGCGGTGCATTCGGCGCGGATGTTTTTCGAGGATGCGCCGGTTTCGGTATCGGCCCTGTCGAGCTATGTCGGCAGCGGCGCCGATATTTCGAGCAGCGGCGTGATCGACTTCGGCCGCGGCCGCTTCGCGCAGTTCGACTTCAGCTTCGAACGCGCGCGCCGCTCCGAATACGAAGTGATCGGCACCAAAGGCGGCATCAAATGCCATACGGTCTGGCAACTGCCCGGCGACGTCCCGGTCATTTCCTGGTGGACAGAAGACGGCCGCCAATGCGAGGAAAGACTGCCGCCGGCCAATCACTTCCGTCTGGAAATCGAACATTTCAGCGCTTGCGTACTCGCCGGCAAAGCACCTGCGCTATCGCTGGAGGACGCGAAGAACAACTGCCGGATTCTCGAAGCCGCGATGCAGTCCGCCGCCGAAGGCAGACTGATCAGACTGGCTTGA
- a CDS encoding rubredoxin, with protein sequence MTDYKKYHCMECEHIYDEAKGDPDSGIAPGTRWEDIPDDWECPICGAPKSFFKPLE encoded by the coding sequence ATGACAGATTACAAGAAATACCACTGCATGGAATGCGAGCACATTTACGACGAAGCCAAAGGCGACCCGGACAGCGGCATCGCGCCCGGCACCCGCTGGGAAGACATCCCGGACGATTGGGAATGCCCGATCTGCGGCGCGCCGAAAAGCTTCTTCAAGCCGCTCGAATAA
- a CDS encoding GlcG/HbpS family heme-binding protein has protein sequence MSEDVMELKKMVSGAFLALASTAVLAGPPKDCPVSYEQLKTALDAAQAASNGGLGFDMWGTVVNKDGRVCAVARTGDKLNDQWLASRVISAQKAYTAATLSNNKGSSQSTVGAFGFSTASLYGTVLEGGPLYGLQHSNPVDAQTAYAGNSSKFGTKSDPLVGRRIGGINVFGGGLLLVDANDQVVGAVGVSGDTSCADHNIARRVRNHFAVNHIAQGPTNEWDIDYAGTVNGAGPYPDCAGSGGSKTFYEATIVGLTQRFQP, from the coding sequence ATGAGCGAGGATGTTATGGAATTGAAAAAAATGGTATCCGGGGCGTTTTTGGCTCTGGCTTCGACGGCAGTCTTGGCCGGCCCGCCCAAGGATTGCCCGGTGAGCTATGAACAACTGAAAACGGCTTTGGACGCAGCTCAGGCCGCAAGCAACGGCGGGTTGGGTTTCGATATGTGGGGCACGGTCGTCAATAAGGACGGCAGAGTCTGCGCGGTAGCGAGAACCGGCGACAAACTGAACGACCAATGGCTGGCCAGCCGGGTGATATCGGCTCAGAAGGCTTATACGGCTGCAACATTGAGCAACAACAAGGGATCGAGCCAGAGTACCGTGGGCGCCTTCGGTTTTTCGACGGCGAGCTTATACGGAACCGTTCTGGAAGGCGGGCCTTTGTACGGCTTACAGCACAGTAATCCCGTGGATGCCCAAACCGCTTACGCCGGCAACAGCAGCAAGTTCGGCACTAAGAGCGATCCTTTGGTAGGACGTAGAATCGGCGGCATCAATGTTTTCGGCGGCGGCTTGCTGCTCGTCGATGCGAACGATCAGGTCGTCGGCGCCGTCGGCGTCAGCGGCGACACTTCGTGCGCCGACCACAACATTGCGAGACGCGTCAGGAATCATTTCGCGGTAAACCATATCGCCCAGGGGCCGACAAACGAATGGGATATCGATTATGCGGGTACCGTCAACGGAGCCGGCCCTTATCCCGACTGTGCGGGTAGCGGCGGATCCAAGACTTTTTACGAGGCTACTATCGTCGGTCTGACGCAACGTTTCCAGCCGTAA